In one window of Chryseobacterium viscerum DNA:
- a CDS encoding GNAT family N-acetyltransferase, translated as MSSIIINTSGEKDLEILQNIGIQTFTETFAEDNTEEAMKKYLEESFNTEKIKSELNNPESFFYIAWEEDNPVGYLKVNSGKAQTELQDDTSLEIERIYVKKSHHGKKVGQLLYNQALETARQLHKSYLWLGVWEENLRALQFYRKNGFIEFDKHIFRLGEEEQTDLMMKKILD; from the coding sequence ATGTCATCAATAATCATCAATACATCCGGCGAAAAAGACCTTGAGATACTTCAAAACATTGGTATACAAACTTTCACTGAAACGTTTGCAGAAGATAATACGGAAGAGGCCATGAAAAAGTATCTGGAAGAAAGCTTTAATACTGAAAAGATCAAATCTGAGCTGAATAATCCCGAGTCCTTTTTCTATATTGCCTGGGAAGAAGACAATCCTGTAGGTTACCTGAAAGTCAATTCTGGCAAGGCACAGACAGAACTTCAGGATGATACAAGCCTTGAAATTGAAAGAATTTATGTAAAGAAAAGCCATCACGGGAAAAAAGTAGGACAGCTTCTTTATAACCAGGCTTTAGAAACAGCCCGGCAACTTCACAAATCATACCTGTGGCTTGGGGTTTGGGAAGAAAATCTGAGAGCTTTACAATTTTACAGAAAAAATGGATTCATTGAATTTGATAAGCATATTTTCAGATTGGGAGAAGAAGAACAGACAGATCTCATGATGAAAAAAATATTGGACTAA
- a CDS encoding Crp/Fnr family transcriptional regulator: MNNSEFVKQINQYYPLSEETIQDLLDICTEEYYHKNDLLLESGSMARYYYFIKSGLIGYYTVDELGNNIYKIFFEENSFVASTAAIIKNEPSDFNIIALEDCSVIQYPAKAYRELLEKHHDLALFHLCYLEKNWVVKKEPLEVSLKYETAKKRYLQLLENKSLYNRLKQHHIASYLGITPTQLSRIKKEIN, from the coding sequence ATGAACAATTCAGAATTTGTAAAGCAGATTAATCAGTACTATCCTTTATCCGAAGAAACGATTCAGGATTTATTGGATATCTGTACGGAAGAATACTATCACAAGAATGATCTTCTGCTGGAATCCGGTTCCATGGCAAGGTATTATTATTTTATCAAATCCGGACTGATAGGGTATTATACAGTAGATGAACTGGGAAATAATATTTATAAAATCTTCTTCGAAGAAAACAGCTTTGTAGCTTCCACAGCAGCTATTATTAAAAATGAACCCAGTGATTTCAATATCATTGCACTGGAAGACTGCTCGGTGATACAATATCCCGCAAAAGCCTATCGTGAATTACTGGAAAAGCATCATGATCTGGCACTTTTTCATCTTTGTTATCTGGAAAAAAACTGGGTGGTAAAAAAAGAACCTCTGGAAGTTTCTTTAAAATACGAAACGGCAAAAAAACGGTATTTACAATTGCTTGAAAATAAGTCCCTTTATAATAGATTAAAACAGCACCACATCGCTTCTTATCTTGGAATAACACCTACACAGCTAAGCCGGATAAAGAAGGAAATCAACTGA
- a CDS encoding lysine N(6)-hydroxylase/L-ornithine N(5)-oxygenase family protein, which translates to MTNEAVYNVIGIGIGPFNLGLAALSNPISELKTLFLDQRDGFDWHPGLMIDHVTLQTPFLCDCVSMADPTNPLSLLNYLKETGRLYKFFIREDFFIPRKEYNRYCQWVIEQLPQCRFSTQVVDITYEDGLYHVTTIHTKTKETTVFKTERLILGTGTQPHIPSFIPKDDSRVIHTSSYLYRKEELLSQGKKIAIIGSGQSSAEVFYDLLQNRNEETQLGWYSRPDRFFPMEYSKLTLELTSPDYVEYFYNRSESARKTILSKQQAQFKGINYDLINDIYDFIYDLNIDNADPNLKIIPNSQLNRVDNSNPDFINLEFTQLEQEVPYDQEADYLILGTGYRYHEPAFLKNIQDRIKRDSSGLFDVNRNYSIDHNGGEIYVLHAEVHTHSYISTDLGMAAYRNSYIINDILGREHYKIEKKIAFQDFDVEKYADLPTAKI; encoded by the coding sequence ATGACTAACGAAGCCGTATACAATGTAATAGGCATAGGTATAGGTCCTTTCAATCTGGGACTTGCCGCATTATCCAATCCGATTTCGGAACTGAAAACCCTTTTTCTGGACCAGAGAGATGGTTTCGACTGGCACCCGGGATTGATGATTGACCATGTAACCCTGCAGACCCCATTTTTATGCGACTGCGTATCCATGGCTGATCCTACGAATCCTTTAAGCCTTTTGAACTATCTGAAAGAAACCGGAAGACTGTATAAGTTTTTTATCAGAGAAGATTTTTTCATTCCGAGAAAAGAATACAACCGTTACTGCCAATGGGTAATTGAACAGCTTCCACAATGCCGTTTTTCTACTCAGGTAGTGGATATTACTTATGAAGATGGTTTATATCATGTAACTACGATTCACACCAAAACCAAAGAAACTACGGTTTTCAAAACGGAAAGACTGATTTTGGGAACGGGGACACAGCCTCATATTCCTTCTTTCATTCCGAAGGATGATTCCCGTGTTATTCATACAAGTTCTTATCTGTACAGAAAAGAAGAGCTTTTATCTCAGGGTAAAAAGATTGCGATTATCGGTTCTGGCCAGAGTTCAGCAGAAGTTTTTTATGATCTGCTTCAAAACAGGAATGAAGAAACACAACTTGGATGGTATTCCCGTCCGGACAGATTTTTCCCTATGGAATATTCTAAACTGACACTGGAGCTTACTTCACCTGATTATGTAGAATATTTCTACAACAGAAGCGAGTCTGCAAGGAAAACCATTTTAAGCAAACAGCAGGCTCAATTTAAAGGAATCAATTATGATCTGATCAATGATATCTACGATTTTATTTATGATCTGAATATCGATAATGCTGATCCTAATCTTAAAATTATCCCTAACAGCCAGCTGAATAGAGTAGACAACAGTAATCCTGACTTCATCAATCTTGAGTTTACCCAACTGGAACAGGAAGTACCTTATGATCAGGAAGCTGATTATTTGATTCTGGGAACAGGATACCGTTACCACGAACCTGCATTCTTAAAGAATATTCAGGATAGAATCAAGAGAGATTCCAGCGGATTGTTTGATGTCAACAGAAATTATTCAATAGACCATAACGGAGGCGAAATCTATGTACTTCATGCTGAAGTTCATACTCACAGCTATATTTCTACAGATCTGGGAATGGCTGCGTACCGTAATTCCTACATCATCAATGATATTCTGGGAAGAGAGCATTATAAAATTGAAAAGAAAATTGCTTTCCAGGATTTCGATGTAGAAAAATATGCTGATTTACCAACTGCCAAAATTTAA
- a CDS encoding pyridoxal phosphate-dependent decarboxylase family protein: MNNNLISLEELASTTSPHISGNFGNIFHPDNYDHYRNAVNSTLDLVQEFLHRNNKPFSGIEAKTMKGMVQQIDLNQKLSNYNELLAEVDDIYVKHATAFHLPQYVAHLNCPVVIPALAGEILVSAINSSQDTYDQSAGGTFMERKLIDWTAGQIGYNTNESDGVFTAGGSQSNLMGLVMMRDCFSQKRYNHNIKMDGLPAEASRFRIFVSDKSHFSNLKNASIMGLGEKSIVKVPTDDRFRMDISLLKKYIKREEQLGNIPIGIVATAGTTDFGNIDPLDDIANIAEQYNIWMHVDAAYGCALLLSEKYRDLINGIERADSVTIDYHKSFFQPISSSAFIVKNKKELLILKHHADYLNPKEMDEEEIPAQINKSITQSTRRFDALKLWFTIRMMGKEQLAEYTDTVIDLTKDAAAMITEDADFELLSDSDLSVLVFRYVNPEINDLNALNQYIKMKLFYSGEILVASTKVDGNFYLKFTFLNPITTTEDIHQILTTIKNHGKDFNSEK, from the coding sequence ATGAACAACAATTTAATATCCCTAGAAGAGCTCGCAAGCACAACTTCACCTCACATTTCGGGGAATTTTGGGAATATTTTTCATCCTGACAATTATGATCATTATCGTAATGCTGTCAACAGTACTTTAGACCTGGTTCAGGAATTTCTTCACAGAAACAACAAGCCTTTCAGTGGTATAGAAGCCAAAACAATGAAAGGAATGGTACAACAGATTGATCTTAATCAAAAACTTTCTAATTATAATGAGCTTCTGGCAGAAGTAGATGATATTTATGTAAAACATGCCACAGCTTTTCATCTTCCACAATATGTAGCTCATCTTAACTGTCCGGTAGTAATCCCGGCATTGGCAGGAGAAATTCTTGTAAGTGCCATCAATTCTTCACAAGATACTTATGATCAGAGTGCAGGAGGAACTTTTATGGAAAGAAAACTGATCGACTGGACTGCCGGTCAGATTGGATATAATACGAATGAAAGCGACGGTGTTTTCACAGCGGGGGGCTCACAGAGTAATTTAATGGGATTGGTCATGATGCGTGACTGTTTTTCTCAAAAAAGATACAACCACAATATAAAGATGGATGGTCTGCCAGCGGAGGCAAGCCGTTTCAGAATATTTGTTTCAGATAAATCTCACTTCAGCAATCTGAAAAATGCGTCCATTATGGGACTGGGTGAGAAAAGTATTGTTAAAGTACCTACTGATGACCGTTTCCGTATGGATATTTCTCTTTTGAAAAAATACATCAAGAGAGAAGAACAGTTGGGAAATATCCCTATTGGTATCGTAGCGACAGCCGGAACTACAGATTTTGGAAATATTGATCCATTGGATGATATCGCCAATATTGCAGAACAATATAACATCTGGATGCACGTAGATGCCGCTTACGGTTGTGCTTTATTATTAAGTGAAAAATACCGTGACCTTATCAATGGTATTGAAAGAGCAGACTCTGTAACGATTGATTACCACAAATCATTCTTCCAGCCTATCAGCAGCAGTGCTTTCATTGTTAAAAACAAAAAAGAACTCCTGATTCTTAAACATCATGCCGATTATCTGAATCCGAAAGAAATGGATGAAGAAGAAATTCCGGCACAGATCAATAAATCCATTACTCAGAGTACGAGAAGATTTGATGCTTTAAAACTTTGGTTTACCATAAGAATGATGGGTAAAGAACAATTAGCAGAATACACAGACACCGTGATTGATCTTACCAAAGATGCGGCAGCAATGATTACTGAAGATGCAGATTTTGAGCTTCTTTCAGATTCTGACTTAAGTGTTCTTGTTTTCAGATATGTAAATCCGGAAATCAATGATCTGAATGCGCTGAATCAATACATTAAGATGAAACTGTTCTACAGCGGAGAAATCCTTGTAGCAAGTACAAAAGTGGATGGAAACTTCTATCTGAAGTTTACGTTCCTGAATCCGATTACGACTACGGAAGACATTCATCAAATTCTCACCACAATCAAAAATCATGGAAAAGACTTTAATTCAGAAAAATAG
- a CDS encoding IucA/IucC family protein, translating into MNTNLKNTVSQENWNQANRNLMAKTIAELMHEELLKPVVTFENKNGYTVFTLETGVENIVYSFRGQERMMDYWHIDKDSITKTENGEDLSSVDVAAFFLEMQTVFDLDPYTIARYTEELLHTLYCDALILSRGVMSSKELADADYQTVEHNMTGHPWVIVNKSRLGFSPRDLKTYAPEADENLKVIWLASHKSRSSFQSLEHINREEFYRSEIGEDLYNDFQQQLLNKRKVVEDYHFIPVHPWQWEHKLQIHFAGDIASGLLIQLGEGSDTYSPQQSIRTLFNVDHPKKRYLKTAVSILSTGNIRGLSPKQMKIAPAITDWVKGLIKDDSYLENKETIFLGEEAAITYLHPQYGAIASVPYQYNEFLGALWRESAENYLKEDEQMVTMASLLYVDESGVPLVQAFAEKAGVSIKEWIESYLDAYLTPLLHIYYTHSLCVTPHGENIMVVLKNGVPKRIVIKDFVDDIVLTTEAREKLPAHLADGLIQSSNKENIPLFILLGVFDAFFRYLSNALHTYSNFNEETFWELVHNCVENYKAENTHLQERYEKYDLYVPAFKRFYINSLRLKNNGYSENKAFAIPRKDGALPNPLYQIANKNSVAAV; encoded by the coding sequence ATGAACACCAACTTAAAAAATACAGTAAGCCAGGAAAACTGGAATCAGGCCAACAGAAATTTAATGGCTAAAACCATCGCAGAATTGATGCACGAAGAGCTTCTAAAGCCTGTGGTAACCTTTGAAAATAAAAACGGATATACTGTTTTTACCCTTGAAACCGGAGTTGAAAATATTGTCTACAGCTTCCGCGGACAGGAAAGAATGATGGATTACTGGCACATTGATAAAGACAGCATTACAAAAACAGAAAACGGTGAAGATTTGTCTTCTGTAGATGTAGCAGCTTTCTTCCTCGAAATGCAGACTGTTTTTGACTTAGATCCTTATACCATTGCAAGATACACGGAAGAATTACTGCATACTTTGTATTGTGATGCTTTAATCTTATCAAGAGGAGTAATGTCTTCAAAAGAGCTTGCAGATGCGGATTATCAGACGGTAGAGCATAATATGACCGGACATCCATGGGTAATTGTAAACAAAAGCCGATTAGGTTTTTCTCCACGTGATCTGAAAACATATGCCCCTGAAGCCGATGAAAATTTAAAAGTAATCTGGCTGGCTTCTCATAAAAGCAGATCGTCATTCCAGTCTTTGGAACATATTAACAGAGAAGAATTTTATCGTTCTGAAATAGGAGAGGATTTATATAATGATTTTCAGCAGCAGTTGTTGAACAAAAGAAAAGTTGTTGAAGATTATCATTTTATTCCTGTACATCCATGGCAGTGGGAGCATAAGCTTCAGATTCATTTTGCCGGAGATATCGCTTCTGGGCTTTTAATCCAGTTAGGTGAGGGTAGTGATACTTACAGTCCGCAGCAGAGTATCCGTACTTTATTCAATGTAGATCATCCTAAAAAGAGATACCTGAAAACGGCTGTTTCTATTCTGAGTACGGGAAATATCAGAGGATTATCACCTAAGCAGATGAAAATTGCTCCAGCCATTACAGATTGGGTAAAAGGCTTGATTAAAGATGATTCTTACCTTGAGAACAAAGAAACTATTTTCTTGGGAGAAGAAGCTGCCATCACCTATCTGCACCCACAATATGGAGCTATTGCGAGCGTACCTTATCAATATAATGAATTCCTTGGCGCATTATGGAGAGAAAGTGCTGAAAACTATCTGAAAGAAGATGAGCAAATGGTAACCATGGCTTCTCTGCTTTATGTAGATGAGAGTGGAGTTCCATTGGTTCAGGCATTCGCAGAAAAAGCAGGTGTAAGTATCAAAGAATGGATTGAAAGCTATCTTGATGCCTATCTTACGCCTTTGTTACATATCTATTACACACATTCATTATGTGTAACGCCACATGGAGAAAACATTATGGTGGTTTTGAAAAACGGAGTTCCAAAGAGAATCGTAATCAAAGACTTTGTGGATGATATTGTACTTACCACAGAAGCAAGAGAAAAACTTCCTGCACATCTTGCGGACGGTTTGATTCAATCTTCCAATAAAGAAAACATTCCGTTGTTTATTTTACTTGGCGTTTTTGATGCTTTCTTTAGATATCTGTCGAATGCTTTGCATACCTATTCCAACTTTAATGAAGAAACATTCTGGGAGCTGGTTCACAACTGTGTAGAAAATTATAAAGCGGAGAATACCCATCTTCAGGAACGTTACGAAAAATATGACCTGTATGTGCCTGCATTCAAAAGATTCTATATCAACAGTCTGCGTCTGAAAAATAACGGTTACAGTGAAAACAAGGCATTTGCCATTCCGAGAAAAGACGGAGCACTACCTAATCCGCTGTATCAGATTGCCAATAAAAATTCAGTAGCAGCAGTATGA
- a CDS encoding alpha/beta hydrolase: MKKLINIVFVLTACIQLSAQKIIHQEIFSPKMNKKIKTVIITPNLQPNTTYPSVYILHGFSGNPDRIIKQDIPDLVKKAQELKTIYILPDGNYSSWYVDSPIVKDSQYQTFIGKELVEFIDKNYPVKAEKKFRGILGWSMGGYGATNIGVTYNKTFGIVGSSCGALDFNSFGEGYQKYMVNKVLGPLESINPNFLTDSKIKLMAGAGQQYIFDCGTEDTQMINMNRNFHKKLTEMKIQHLYTESLGGHVPEYWSRSLSEQLSLFDRFFKQ, encoded by the coding sequence ATGAAGAAGCTTATCAACATTGTATTTGTATTAACTGCATGTATTCAGTTATCAGCACAAAAAATTATTCATCAGGAAATTTTCAGTCCGAAAATGAATAAAAAGATCAAAACAGTAATCATTACCCCTAATCTCCAACCTAATACAACCTATCCGTCTGTTTATATTCTTCACGGTTTTAGCGGCAATCCGGACAGAATCATTAAACAGGATATTCCGGATCTGGTAAAAAAAGCACAGGAACTTAAAACAATCTATATACTTCCGGATGGAAACTACAGTTCGTGGTATGTGGACAGTCCAATCGTTAAGGATTCACAATATCAGACTTTTATTGGAAAAGAGCTGGTAGAGTTCATTGATAAAAACTATCCTGTGAAAGCAGAGAAAAAATTCCGTGGAATTTTAGGATGGAGTATGGGAGGTTACGGAGCTACCAATATCGGAGTTACTTATAATAAAACATTTGGTATCGTGGGAAGTTCTTGTGGAGCATTAGATTTCAACTCTTTCGGAGAAGGCTATCAGAAATATATGGTGAATAAAGTGCTGGGACCGCTGGAATCTATCAATCCCAATTTCCTCACTGACAGCAAAATAAAGTTAATGGCTGGAGCCGGACAGCAATATATTTTCGATTGCGGAACAGAAGATACCCAAATGATCAACATGAATAGAAACTTTCATAAAAAACTGACAGAAATGAAGATCCAGCATCTCTACACAGAGTCTTTGGGAGGACACGTCCCGGAATATTGGAGCAGATCATTATCTGAACAATTGTCTTTATTTGACAGATTCTTTAAACAGTAA
- a CDS encoding TauD/TfdA family dioxygenase: protein MNSTEILDKDCSTAVKLLPTVIEVTSQERRMIKDAALHLQKKYDNYENRDFIKHVHQLASYFLPERILNIAADFASDFSKNQYGALIFTGLMDIDQEDIGSTPPNWQAADYSKFNLYGFACALIHGALPSKPVQYYSQRKGGGLIHAIIPDEKMKETQTGSGSSTDLYVHTEDAFLKHQADYLSFMYVRNEEQVPSTLYSIRSHESIGENYRPLFERIYKIPKDANLETGENEEETLDSVLYGNYSLPFMRFDAAEQLFNSSIKQSDEAQSTLHEFWEEARHLIYSGFTPQAGDVILVNNHLCAHGRSAFRAGVRNIDGIEHPCERRIMLRMMSKVSLIDMRAHTLTEDPFFVIEEHLGKNFQHF, encoded by the coding sequence ATGAATTCTACAGAAATTTTAGATAAAGACTGTTCAACAGCGGTAAAACTGCTTCCTACGGTCATAGAAGTCACCTCTCAGGAAAGAAGAATGATAAAAGATGCAGCTCTGCACCTTCAGAAAAAGTATGACAATTATGAAAACCGTGATTTTATAAAGCATGTACATCAGCTGGCGTCTTATTTCTTACCGGAGAGAATTTTAAATATAGCGGCTGATTTTGCGAGTGACTTTTCAAAAAATCAGTATGGTGCACTGATCTTTACAGGATTAATGGATATCGATCAGGAGGACATAGGATCTACCCCTCCCAATTGGCAGGCGGCAGATTATTCAAAATTTAATTTATATGGTTTTGCATGTGCGCTTATCCATGGGGCACTTCCGTCAAAGCCTGTACAATATTATTCACAGCGTAAAGGAGGCGGATTAATTCATGCCATCATTCCTGATGAAAAAATGAAGGAAACGCAGACAGGATCAGGATCTTCAACAGATTTATATGTACACACAGAAGATGCTTTTCTGAAACATCAGGCTGACTACTTAAGCTTTATGTATGTAAGAAATGAGGAGCAGGTTCCTTCTACTCTTTATTCTATCCGTTCTCATGAGTCTATTGGGGAAAATTACAGACCTCTTTTTGAGCGTATCTATAAAATTCCGAAAGATGCCAATCTGGAGACAGGAGAAAATGAAGAAGAGACATTAGATTCTGTACTGTATGGCAATTACAGTCTTCCGTTTATGCGATTTGATGCCGCAGAACAGCTTTTCAATTCCAGCATAAAACAATCGGATGAAGCGCAAAGTACACTGCATGAGTTCTGGGAAGAAGCCAGACATTTGATTTACTCAGGATTTACGCCTCAGGCAGGAGACGTTATTCTGGTAAACAATCACTTATGTGCTCACGGAAGATCTGCTTTCCGTGCGGGAGTAAGAAATATTGACGGAATAGAACATCCGTGCGAAAGAAGAATCATGCTTCGTATGATGAGTAAAGTGAGCCTTATTGATATGAGGGCACATACGCTTACAGAAGATCCTTTCTTTGTGATAGAGGAACATTTGGGTAAAAACTTTCAACACTTTTAA
- a CDS encoding GNAT family N-acetyltransferase, with protein MEKTLIQKNRTGEKAREITFRILLNGMLRELGNGKFYQGVPKYDLLTAKALQNSDYSLFMRFEMKKNGLFLFAPVSYRSETLFHEYGPVLWAVDHQNQEVFEVNDQKLTELVYKELSETTNEKGFRNFVERIQSSLRNLELTTEACLKDDQLLTYSFLESEQMLPAGHNLHPFTKSRMGFSEEEQLLYGPEFGKGFQLDYFLIHKDCITEKSLPGISAKEIFEKWTSLPESYDFENINDFYIVPCHPWEAQYLLSTAEYPEMLGSGKIIHIGPLGEDFYATSSIRTVYNPDFSWMLKFSLHVLMTGSVRTNSLKDLNRGYASAIWWQHQKASFEQNFPNFKLLLEPSTLSVHYEGKNMDSLNILLRENPFSNEDKVILLARLCQDESTDGFNFTTHFFKNVANQLGVDAEKAAIIWFEKYVNLLLSPLNRLYNQLGMAPEVHQQNLLVQLDNQLLPQSIYVRDGQGYLIKESFKGKYESLIKDYPEVEDLFIRDERLLDIISHHLLVSNLSALIASIGKTGLVKERRLIHILYREFENLHETEPSSLTDYALNQRYWAVKSNLQSAVADVDGGVNASSISYAKVPNLLHKHFFSDQLINPQGTEVFFKRYFQKEDVTMSMRPIDLENDLEMLHEWFNREHAVKIWQMNWPIDELETYYRLMLPSDEAHSYIIAGNDEPSCNIEVYWACRDIVGDYYEVLPTDYGTHQFIAPIDPKKKFVSPSTQSMVDYVFAQPQVGKMVGEGSVDSLASMMNKAHVGFKVDKVIEMPHKKANLNFCYREWYWEKFPQNKEVQITTNITKND; from the coding sequence ATGGAAAAGACTTTAATTCAGAAAAATAGAACAGGAGAAAAAGCCCGGGAAATTACTTTCAGAATTCTGTTGAACGGAATGCTGAGAGAACTGGGAAACGGAAAATTCTATCAGGGCGTTCCGAAATATGATCTTCTGACAGCAAAAGCTCTTCAAAACAGTGATTATTCATTGTTTATGAGATTTGAAATGAAGAAAAACGGACTGTTTTTATTTGCTCCGGTTTCCTATCGTTCCGAAACTCTTTTTCATGAATACGGACCTGTTTTGTGGGCGGTAGATCACCAAAATCAAGAAGTTTTTGAAGTTAATGATCAAAAGCTTACTGAACTGGTTTACAAGGAACTTTCTGAGACTACAAACGAAAAGGGTTTCAGAAACTTTGTGGAAAGAATTCAAAGCAGCTTAAGAAACCTGGAACTGACAACAGAAGCATGCCTTAAGGATGATCAGTTGTTGACCTATTCTTTCCTTGAATCTGAGCAAATGCTTCCGGCAGGACACAATCTGCATCCTTTTACCAAATCAAGAATGGGGTTTTCTGAGGAAGAACAGCTTTTATATGGTCCAGAATTCGGAAAAGGATTTCAGCTGGATTATTTCCTGATTCATAAAGACTGCATCACGGAAAAATCTCTTCCTGGGATTTCTGCAAAGGAAATCTTCGAAAAATGGACTTCTTTACCGGAAAGCTACGATTTTGAAAACATCAATGATTTTTATATAGTTCCATGCCATCCATGGGAGGCACAATATCTTTTATCAACAGCAGAATACCCTGAAATGTTGGGTTCCGGGAAAATCATTCACATCGGACCTTTGGGTGAGGATTTTTATGCAACATCTTCTATAAGAACAGTATACAATCCTGATTTCAGCTGGATGTTAAAGTTCTCTTTGCATGTTTTAATGACAGGTTCTGTAAGAACAAATAGCTTAAAAGATCTCAACAGAGGTTATGCTTCCGCAATCTGGTGGCAGCATCAAAAAGCTTCATTTGAACAAAACTTTCCGAATTTTAAATTATTATTGGAACCTTCAACCTTAAGCGTTCATTATGAAGGAAAAAATATGGACAGTCTGAATATATTGCTCCGTGAAAATCCTTTTTCAAATGAAGATAAAGTGATTCTATTAGCAAGGCTTTGTCAGGATGAATCTACAGATGGTTTCAATTTTACGACCCATTTCTTTAAGAATGTAGCCAATCAATTGGGTGTAGATGCTGAAAAAGCAGCTATTATCTGGTTTGAAAAATATGTGAATCTGTTGCTTTCGCCTTTAAACAGATTGTACAATCAATTAGGTATGGCGCCGGAAGTTCATCAGCAGAATCTGCTTGTTCAGCTGGATAATCAATTGCTTCCTCAATCTATTTATGTGAGAGACGGGCAAGGGTATCTGATCAAAGAAAGCTTCAAAGGAAAATATGAATCTCTGATTAAAGATTACCCTGAAGTGGAAGATCTTTTCATCAGAGATGAGCGCCTTCTGGACATTATTTCTCATCATCTTCTGGTAAGTAACCTGAGCGCACTGATTGCTTCAATAGGTAAAACAGGATTGGTTAAAGAAAGAAGACTGATTCATATTCTGTACAGGGAGTTTGAAAACCTTCATGAAACTGAACCTTCATCGTTGACAGATTATGCATTGAATCAAAGATATTGGGCCGTAAAATCAAACCTTCAGTCGGCAGTTGCTGATGTAGACGGTGGCGTAAATGCTTCTTCAATTTCTTATGCTAAAGTTCCGAACCTTCTTCACAAGCATTTCTTCTCGGATCAGCTAATCAATCCACAGGGAACAGAAGTTTTCTTTAAAAGATACTTCCAGAAAGAAGATGTGACGATGAGTATGCGTCCCATAGATCTTGAAAATGACCTTGAAATGCTTCATGAATGGTTCAACCGTGAACATGCCGTAAAAATCTGGCAGATGAACTGGCCTATTGATGAGTTGGAAACGTACTACAGGCTGATGCTTCCAAGTGATGAAGCGCACAGTTATATCATCGCAGGAAACGATGAACCTTCTTGTAATATTGAGGTGTATTGGGCTTGCAGAGATATTGTAGGCGATTATTATGAAGTGCTGCCTACGGATTACGGAACACACCAGTTCATTGCACCTATTGATCCTAAAAAGAAATTTGTGTCTCCATCCACTCAATCTATGGTTGATTATGTTTTTGCACAGCCACAGGTAGGAAAAATGGTAGGAGAAGGGTCTGTAGACTCTCTTGCGTCTATGATGAACAAAGCTCATGTAGGCTTCAAAGTAGATAAAGTAATAGAAATGCCTCATAAAAAAGCCAATCTGAACTTCTGTTACAGAGAATGGTACTGGGAAAAATTCCCACAGAATAAAGAGGTACAAATCACCACAAACATCACAAAAAATGACTAA